The Nitrospira sp. genome window below encodes:
- a CDS encoding IS3 family transposase, translating into MVGTTRASRVFGTLKRELVYHRHYITRDEAMQEIFEYIEVFYNRQRRHSTLGYKSPAEYEARAAVA; encoded by the coding sequence ATTGTTGGGACAACGCGTGCGTCGAGAGTTTTCGGGACGCTCAAGCGCGAGCTGGTCTATCATCGGCACTATATAACCCGAGACGAAGCCATGCAGGAGATCTTTGAGTACATTGAGGTCTTCTATAATCGGCAACGACGGCACTCAACCCTCGGGTATAAGTCTCCAGCTGAGTATGAAGCGAGGGCCGCAGTCGCGTAA
- a CDS encoding transposase, whose protein sequence is MTAIRALHHDSRQTYGSPRIWRALRAQGHRVESIASPG, encoded by the coding sequence TTGACTGCAATTCGGGCGCTTCACCACGACAGTCGCCAGACCTACGGGAGTCCACGAATCTGGCGAGCACTCCGTGCACAGGGCCACCGGGTTGAGAGCATCGCATCGCCCGGCTGA
- a CDS encoding transposase, whose product MGTLMTGERIVLACDSGKRESKESWLTILHDLKHRGLTFPRLTVADRRLGLWAALDDIHPSGERQGCWNRKIASVVKTLPKDARAKAREQLKAMAYAETQAECEERRDKFVQTYRKTEDKAVKTLLRDWERMVTFYAFPQEHWRHIRTTNVVVSPFDSAQLRTTASRHYKRIEGAKAIMWKMLQVAEKSWKRLHAPELLPLVSSHVTFKDGAMTQSNTFVKAMHRQSERTAA is encoded by the coding sequence GTGGGCACACTCATGACCGGCGAGCGGATTGTCCTGGCCTGTGACAGCGGAAAGCGGGAGAGCAAAGAAAGCTGGCTCACGATCCTGCACGACCTCAAACATCGTGGGCTCACGTTCCCGCGCCTCACGGTGGCTGATAGGCGCCTTGGCTTGTGGGCAGCCTTGGACGACATCCATCCCTCAGGTGAGCGGCAAGGATGCTGGAACCGCAAGATCGCCAGTGTCGTCAAGACACTCCCGAAGGACGCTCGGGCGAAGGCGAGAGAGCAGCTGAAAGCAATGGCGTATGCAGAGACCCAAGCCGAATGTGAGGAACGGCGAGACAAATTTGTACAGACATACCGGAAGACGGAGGACAAAGCGGTCAAGACCCTGCTGCGGGACTGGGAACGAATGGTGACTTTCTATGCGTTTCCGCAGGAACATTGGCGGCATATCCGCACGACGAACGTCGTGGTCTCGCCGTTCGACTCAGCGCAGCTCCGCACAACCGCCTCCCGGCACTATAAACGCATCGAGGGAGCCAAGGCGATCATGTGGAAAATGCTCCAGGTCGCTGAAAAGTCCTGGAAGAGGCTGCATGCACCGGAACTCTTACCCCTGGTGTCCTCCCACGTAACATTCAAAGATGGGGCGATGACACAGTCGAACACCTTCGTGAAGGCCATGCATCGTCAGTCGGAGAGGACCGCCGCCTAA
- a CDS encoding radical SAM protein: MKNRMSIMRQIANPPNPFESRRRELLEPAGSPHLMVYTDETREILSRNDSPDLPFRWSLNPYRGCFHACAYCYARPTHEYWGFGAGTDFENKIVVKEDAPRLLRQHFEKPGWRGELILFSGNTHCYQPIEAAYELTRACLQVCAEYRNPVAIITKGALVLRDLDVLLQLQREAWLMVYFSIPFASDETARKVEPQAPSTTKRFSTMKVLADAGIRTGISIAPIIPGLNEDMIAELLNRAREAGACTATSSLLRLSGSVEPVFLDRMERAFPERIGKITSRLREMRSGAITEGRLFRRQVGQGSYWEMIDQLVALSKRKTGFSENQAMDIPRTFRRPGGEQASLF; this comes from the coding sequence ATGAAGAACAGGATGTCGATCATGCGGCAGATTGCCAATCCACCGAATCCATTTGAATCCCGTCGACGTGAACTCCTGGAACCGGCTGGTTCGCCGCACCTGATGGTGTACACGGACGAGACGCGAGAGATTCTGAGTCGCAACGACAGCCCGGATCTTCCCTTTCGGTGGAGTCTCAATCCCTATCGAGGCTGTTTTCATGCCTGCGCGTACTGTTACGCGCGCCCGACCCACGAGTATTGGGGATTCGGCGCAGGGACTGATTTCGAGAACAAGATTGTGGTGAAGGAAGATGCCCCACGATTGCTTCGGCAGCACTTTGAGAAACCTGGTTGGCGTGGAGAGCTGATCCTCTTTTCAGGGAACACCCACTGTTATCAACCGATTGAAGCAGCGTATGAGTTGACCCGCGCCTGCCTGCAGGTCTGTGCGGAATACCGTAACCCGGTCGCGATTATTACAAAAGGTGCCTTGGTTCTCCGTGATCTTGATGTCCTATTGCAATTGCAACGTGAAGCCTGGTTGATGGTCTATTTCAGTATTCCCTTTGCCTCGGATGAGACGGCCAGGAAAGTTGAGCCTCAGGCCCCGTCAACCACGAAACGGTTTTCAACCATGAAGGTGCTGGCCGATGCCGGGATTCGCACCGGCATTTCAATCGCGCCGATTATTCCCGGTTTGAACGAGGACATGATCGCCGAATTACTCAACAGAGCCCGTGAAGCGGGAGCCTGCACCGCAACCTCCAGCCTCTTACGACTGTCGGGTAGCGTGGAGCCGGTGTTTCTGGATAGGATGGAGCGGGCCTTTCCGGAACGGATCGGGAAAATTACGAGCCGCCTGCGCGAGATGCGGTCGGGAGCCATCACGGAGGGCCGATTGTTTCGTCGGCAAGTCGGCCAAGGTAGCTATTGGGAGATGATCGATCAGTTAGTCGCCCTATCGAAACGAAAAACCGGCTTTTCAGAGAACCAGGCAATGGACATTCCTCGGACGTTTCGCCGCCCTGGGGGTGAGCAGGCATCGCTATTCTAA
- a CDS encoding sulfurtransferase, translated as MKHNPAFLKLVEQAKNRITECRVEEVKASLDRGERFHLLDIREDHEFAVDHARGACHLGKGILERDIETVVPDKDAVIVLYCGGGFRSALAADALQQMGYHHVRSMTGGIRAWREAGYPLE; from the coding sequence GTGAAACACAATCCGGCCTTTTTGAAATTAGTCGAGCAGGCGAAGAACCGGATCACCGAGTGTCGTGTTGAGGAGGTTAAGGCAAGCCTGGACCGGGGAGAGCGGTTTCATTTGCTTGATATCAGAGAGGATCACGAATTCGCTGTCGATCATGCTCGAGGTGCATGTCATCTCGGCAAGGGCATTCTCGAACGAGATATCGAGACGGTGGTCCCTGACAAGGACGCTGTGATCGTGCTCTATTGCGGAGGCGGGTTTCGCTCAGCACTTGCGGCCGACGCGTTGCAGCAGATGGGGTATCATCACGTACGGTCTATGACGGGAGGAATCCGTGCATGGCGGGAGGCTGGGTACCCGCTGGAGTAG
- a CDS encoding OmpH family outer membrane protein, with amino-acid sequence MRNSALPKLLFLIAFAPVLLLGSHVQAADFKMAVVDPQSVLEKSKAGKRALDGLKEYVSIRQKLLAKDEEDLRNQERQLKEQASKWSDAEKKEKETQFRTKVQDFQKRAQDFNQELQKKQKELVDEYMKKISVATQTVAEKGGVALVVDKGSEQTVKIVIYNKDTIDLTDQVVKEFDRTNK; translated from the coding sequence ATGCGTAATTCTGCATTGCCAAAGCTGTTGTTTCTCATCGCATTCGCCCCCGTTTTGCTGCTGGGCTCACACGTTCAAGCAGCCGACTTCAAGATGGCGGTGGTAGATCCGCAATCCGTACTGGAGAAATCCAAAGCTGGCAAGCGTGCGCTGGATGGGTTGAAAGAATACGTCTCGATCAGGCAGAAGCTGCTTGCCAAGGATGAAGAAGATCTGCGCAATCAAGAACGGCAATTGAAAGAACAGGCGTCCAAATGGAGCGACGCAGAAAAGAAAGAGAAAGAAACCCAGTTCAGGACGAAGGTTCAGGACTTTCAAAAACGCGCGCAAGACTTCAACCAAGAACTCCAGAAAAAACAGAAGGAGTTGGTCGACGAATACATGAAGAAAATCTCCGTTGCGACGCAGACGGTCGCCGAAAAAGGAGGCGTCGCGCTCGTGGTCGACAAGGGAAGTGAACAGACCGTGAAGATCGTGATCTACAACAAGGATACGATCGATTTAACGGACCAAGTTGTGAAGGAGTTTGATCGTACGAACAAGTAG
- a CDS encoding phenylacetate--CoA ligase family protein has protein sequence MNFQYLDPFIETLGRDALQQIQLKKLQLMLDPVLKDNTFYRAKFEQAGIRHAHEIQTFADYRKIPFTTKEELSTDQSLHSPYGTNMTFTREAYTRIHQTSGTTGQPLRCLDTEESWSWWARCWATVYRAAGVSAHDRIFFAFSFGPFIGFWSAHEGARVIGAMSIPGGGMSSQQRVKAIFSNEVTVLVCTPTYALHLGETAKDEGMDLANSSVRINIHAGEPGASIPGTRKRIESIWNAKCYDHAGATEVGAWGFECLAQQGPHINEGEFICEVIDPTTGDLAQEGELVITNLGRVGMPVIRYRTGDRVKLNSELCECGRTFHRLEGGIIGRVDGVIVIRGINVFPSAIETIVRQFPEVGEFTVDVYRNRELDEMELRVEITAGDPEAIAAAVAHEIRNALTLRVAVNIVPHGTLPRFDLKARRFNDYRHVGKSGILKKPTS, from the coding sequence ATGAATTTCCAATACCTCGATCCGTTTATTGAGACGCTTGGGCGCGACGCATTACAGCAAATCCAACTAAAAAAACTGCAACTCATGTTGGATCCTGTGCTGAAGGACAATACCTTCTATCGTGCCAAGTTTGAACAGGCAGGGATTAGGCACGCACATGAAATCCAAACCTTTGCCGATTACCGCAAGATTCCTTTTACAACGAAGGAGGAGCTGTCTACCGATCAATCCCTTCATTCACCCTACGGAACAAACATGACGTTTACGCGGGAGGCCTATACCAGAATCCACCAAACTTCGGGCACCACAGGGCAGCCGTTGCGATGTTTGGATACGGAGGAGAGTTGGAGCTGGTGGGCCCGCTGCTGGGCAACGGTGTACCGTGCGGCCGGAGTCTCCGCTCACGATCGGATTTTTTTTGCCTTTTCGTTTGGCCCGTTCATTGGATTTTGGAGTGCCCATGAAGGCGCACGAGTGATCGGGGCCATGTCCATTCCAGGTGGGGGAATGTCTTCCCAGCAGCGCGTGAAGGCTATTTTTAGCAATGAGGTGACGGTTTTGGTCTGCACACCCACATATGCATTACATTTGGGAGAAACGGCAAAGGATGAAGGAATGGATCTTGCCAATTCAAGCGTCAGAATTAACATCCACGCGGGAGAACCTGGGGCAAGCATACCTGGAACACGGAAGCGCATTGAATCCATCTGGAATGCCAAATGTTACGATCACGCTGGGGCAACGGAGGTGGGCGCCTGGGGCTTTGAGTGTTTGGCGCAACAAGGTCCTCATATTAATGAGGGCGAATTCATCTGTGAAGTGATTGATCCAACTACTGGCGATCTTGCTCAAGAAGGGGAATTGGTTATCACGAACCTCGGGCGAGTCGGCATGCCGGTCATCCGATACCGGACTGGCGATCGAGTCAAGTTGAATAGTGAGCTCTGTGAATGTGGGAGAACCTTTCATCGCCTAGAGGGCGGAATTATCGGCAGAGTCGATGGGGTGATTGTGATTCGTGGCATCAATGTATTCCCCAGTGCAATCGAAACTATTGTGCGACAATTCCCAGAAGTCGGGGAATTCACCGTCGACGTGTATCGCAACCGGGAATTAGATGAGATGGAACTTCGAGTGGAAATCACCGCCGGAGATCCTGAAGCTATTGCTGCGGCCGTCGCCCATGAAATACGAAATGCGCTCACCTTGCGTGTCGCGGTCAATATCGTCCCGCATGGGACGCTGCCACGCTTTGATCTTAAGGCGAGGCGTTTTAACGATTACCGCCACGTGGGAAAGTCCGGCATATTAAAGAAACCCACTTCCTAA
- a CDS encoding DUF98 domain-containing protein: MQKSNDFNPMEDLLMAQFAMPADLRELNLRTLTPFQRALMVTDGTVTKFIEAYTMEQIDVIRLGQEIRPLAVDNKWLEAEKGTKALMRQVLLRGKWSYTCYAYAPSLIILDRLPQFIKEGLELEGGGIGRILYGNRWETHRELLWWGKETLKNVPAAIGDLAGVEALSRTYRIIAGGKPIMLINEKFPAQGDAMPAHH; the protein is encoded by the coding sequence ATGCAAAAGAGTAATGATTTTAATCCGATGGAAGATTTGCTCATGGCTCAATTTGCCATGCCAGCAGATTTACGGGAGCTTAACCTTCGAACATTAACTCCCTTTCAGCGAGCCCTTATGGTAACCGACGGCACCGTAACTAAATTTATTGAAGCGTATACGATGGAACAGATTGACGTGATACGGTTGGGCCAGGAAATTAGGCCGTTGGCGGTGGATAATAAATGGTTGGAAGCAGAAAAAGGAACGAAGGCGCTCATGCGTCAAGTGTTGTTACGTGGGAAATGGAGTTATACGTGCTATGCCTACGCTCCCTCGCTGATCATTCTCGACCGACTGCCTCAATTTATCAAGGAAGGCCTCGAATTAGAAGGTGGAGGAATTGGCCGTATTCTGTACGGTAATCGGTGGGAGACTCACCGAGAGTTGCTCTGGTGGGGGAAAGAAACTCTGAAGAATGTTCCGGCCGCCATTGGTGACTTAGCTGGAGTTGAAGCGTTAAGCAGAACATACAGAATTATCGCAGGAGGAAAGCCCATCATGTTGATCAACGAGAAATTCCCTGCTCAAGGAGATGCAATGCCGGCGCATCACTAG
- a CDS encoding AAC(3) family N-acetyltransferase, translated as MNRVFSKALNLLKNGRASHTLKKYFMKRSRYYTYQVTGPLTRERIVKTLRDLDLSTGDLVCVHSSFSSLGYVEGGPGTLIEALEEVVGTSGTIMMPTFSMGSSMLSYLESGEIFDVSKTPSKVGAVTETFRKWPGVMRSLHPTNSVAAKGPLAHDLLAGHQHSAKPFGLETPFGRLAPFGGKILMINTHIHSFLHHVQDLVDFPNLYLDGTRNVRVIDDKGVESTLETQVMRVRVPYYLILPGTDGFPEDYAILHDYALIFPERREPALRKAGFRLHNHREIWERRKRLEAKHIFRTADLGAARVGLLQAASFLHELRPEMESLLTRFRTSYDLERIQGLDLPYL; from the coding sequence ATGAATCGGGTTTTTTCAAAGGCGTTAAACCTTCTCAAGAATGGAAGAGCTTCTCATACACTCAAGAAATATTTCATGAAGCGCAGCCGGTATTATACCTATCAGGTTACAGGTCCCCTGACTCGAGAGCGAATCGTGAAGACACTTCGGGATCTGGATCTTTCAACAGGGGATCTTGTCTGCGTCCATAGTAGTTTTAGTTCGTTAGGCTATGTGGAGGGCGGACCGGGAACGCTCATCGAAGCGTTGGAAGAGGTGGTTGGAACTTCTGGGACGATCATGATGCCGACCTTTTCCATGGGTAGCAGCATGTTGTCCTATCTTGAGTCTGGAGAGATATTTGATGTTTCGAAGACTCCATCAAAAGTTGGAGCTGTTACTGAGACCTTTCGGAAGTGGCCCGGAGTCATGCGTAGCCTCCATCCTACCAACTCGGTTGCTGCCAAGGGCCCCTTGGCTCATGACCTGTTGGCCGGGCATCAGCATTCGGCCAAGCCCTTTGGATTGGAAACTCCGTTCGGCCGCCTCGCTCCATTCGGCGGGAAAATCCTCATGATTAATACGCATATCCACAGCTTTCTGCATCATGTGCAGGATCTTGTCGATTTTCCAAATTTGTATTTGGATGGAACTCGGAACGTTCGAGTCATTGATGACAAAGGAGTTGAGTCGACACTTGAGACCCAGGTGATGCGCGTACGAGTACCCTACTATCTTATCCTGCCAGGCACAGATGGCTTCCCAGAGGATTATGCAATTTTGCATGACTATGCACTGATTTTCCCTGAACGTCGTGAGCCTGCTCTCCGGAAAGCAGGCTTTCGACTCCATAATCACCGAGAGATTTGGGAGAGACGAAAACGCCTGGAGGCCAAACACATATTCCGAACTGCAGACCTCGGTGCAGCTCGCGTGGGGCTTCTCCAAGCCGCTTCTTTCTTACATGAACTTCGTCCGGAAATGGAATCGTTGTTAACTCGTTTTCGAACATCTTACGATCTTGAGAGGATTCAAGGATTAGATCTTCCATACTTATAA
- the moaC gene encoding cyclic pyranopterin monophosphate synthase MoaC — translation MADFTHFNDSGRARMVDIGAKESTERLATAQARVFLFPETLEKIQCGKIAKGDVLAVAQVAGVMGAKRAPDLVPMCHPILLTSVDIAFKEEPQPDSHGRCSITILATAKTTGPTGVEMEAMTAAAVAALTIYDMCKSVDRGMSFSDVCLLSKSGGKSGTYTREGSVEVESRKR, via the coding sequence ATGGCTGACTTTACCCACTTTAATGACTCGGGTCGGGCTCGGATGGTCGATATCGGTGCCAAAGAATCGACTGAGCGATTGGCTACAGCCCAAGCCAGGGTTTTTTTGTTTCCTGAAACACTTGAAAAGATTCAATGTGGGAAGATTGCGAAGGGTGATGTGCTGGCGGTTGCTCAGGTAGCAGGAGTAATGGGTGCGAAAAGGGCGCCTGATCTAGTTCCGATGTGCCATCCCATCCTTCTCACGAGTGTCGATATCGCATTTAAGGAAGAGCCTCAGCCGGACTCTCACGGTCGCTGTTCGATCACCATTCTGGCTACGGCTAAGACAACTGGGCCGACCGGAGTTGAGATGGAAGCCATGACCGCAGCCGCTGTTGCGGCACTCACCATTTATGACATGTGTAAATCGGTCGACCGTGGCATGAGTTTCAGCGATGTGTGTTTACTGTCGAAGTCAGGTGGGAAATCTGGGACCTACACCCGGGAGGGTTCGGTTGAGGTAGAAAGTAGGAAACGGTGA
- a CDS encoding molybdenum cofactor biosynthesis protein MoaE has translation MITVKLFGLTKSLAGNQGSLLLVLENGRRVKDLIDQINITHPQIAELIHKKKVLVSVNQEIAHAETTVQDTDEIALLPPFAGGSSVSDVVDESQFVRVQRENFSIDQELERVRSRSKRIGGIATFLGIARDRSRGRDVDRMTFEHYEGMAQRKLRDIRERALKDFDILELLIIHRYGDITIGENIVLIIAGAEHRADAFRACKWAIDELKQITPIWKLEHTPDGEVWVEEHP, from the coding sequence GTGATCACAGTTAAATTATTCGGACTGACGAAATCACTCGCGGGAAATCAGGGGTCTCTTTTGCTGGTGCTTGAGAACGGACGACGGGTGAAAGACTTAATTGACCAGATCAATATCACCCATCCTCAAATCGCCGAGCTCATTCATAAGAAAAAAGTCCTTGTCTCGGTAAACCAAGAAATCGCTCATGCAGAAACCACTGTTCAGGATACCGACGAGATTGCCTTGTTGCCTCCCTTTGCGGGAGGTAGTTCCGTCAGTGATGTGGTGGATGAAAGCCAATTCGTCCGGGTCCAGCGAGAGAATTTTTCCATAGATCAGGAGCTTGAACGAGTACGCAGCCGATCTAAGCGCATAGGAGGAATTGCCACGTTCTTAGGCATCGCCCGCGATCGTTCACGAGGCCGCGATGTGGACAGGATGACGTTCGAGCATTATGAAGGAATGGCGCAGAGGAAGCTGCGCGACATTCGAGAACGGGCGCTGAAAGACTTCGATATTCTTGAGTTGCTGATTATCCATCGGTACGGAGACATCACGATTGGTGAGAATATTGTGCTCATCATCGCCGGAGCGGAACATCGGGCCGATGCATTCCGTGCGTGCAAATGGGCGATCGATGAACTCAAGCAGATTACCCCGATCTGGAAGTTGGAGCATACGCCGGATGGGGAGGTGTGGGTAGAAGAACACCCCTAA
- the moaA gene encoding GTP 3',8-cyclase MoaA has translation MANLINNPIAGRSEVSDTFGRPLGSLRLSVTDRCNLRCNYCMPEPEYVWLPREDILSFEEMATLARYFADLGVEKVRLTGGEPLLRRDLARLVRLLRQDRRITEVALTTNGILLADHAQELYEAGLDRVTVSLDTLRPDRFRQLTGRDEFSRVLEGIESVGKTGFSNLKLDTVAIRGFNEDELYALVEFAKLYRAEVRFIEYMDVGGANEWSMEKVLSQDMILDMFGRRYGHVIPMPERGTAPAQRFRLPDGAIFGIIPSTTMPFCAHCDRSRVTADGLWYLCLYASVGVDLRKPLRLGASSMEMQELIRSVWAARRDRGAEDRKSLERIGLRSGGLVHIDRLREDPHLEMHARGG, from the coding sequence ATGGCAAACCTGATTAATAATCCAATAGCCGGGCGTTCTGAGGTGTCTGATACATTTGGTCGCCCGCTTGGCAGCTTACGTCTGTCGGTCACGGATCGCTGTAATCTCCGCTGCAACTACTGTATGCCGGAACCAGAATATGTCTGGCTACCACGCGAGGACATCCTCAGTTTTGAGGAAATGGCGACACTCGCCCGATATTTTGCTGATCTGGGCGTGGAGAAAGTCCGACTGACCGGCGGCGAGCCGCTCTTACGGCGGGATCTTGCACGGCTGGTGCGGTTACTTCGCCAGGATCGGCGAATTACTGAAGTGGCGTTGACCACGAACGGAATCCTCCTTGCTGATCATGCACAAGAACTGTACGAGGCAGGACTTGATCGTGTGACGGTCAGTCTTGATACGCTGAGACCTGATCGGTTTCGTCAATTGACCGGGCGGGATGAGTTTTCACGAGTTCTCGAGGGAATAGAGTCTGTGGGGAAAACAGGTTTCAGCAATCTGAAACTCGACACGGTTGCGATTCGAGGATTCAACGAGGATGAGCTCTATGCGCTCGTCGAGTTCGCCAAACTGTATCGGGCCGAGGTCCGCTTTATCGAGTATATGGATGTGGGTGGAGCGAACGAGTGGAGTATGGAGAAGGTGCTGTCGCAGGACATGATCCTCGATATGTTCGGTCGTCGCTATGGCCACGTGATTCCTATGCCAGAACGAGGAACGGCTCCGGCACAGCGATTTCGCTTGCCGGATGGCGCTATCTTTGGGATCATTCCGTCAACGACGATGCCGTTCTGTGCTCACTGCGACCGCAGCCGTGTGACTGCGGATGGTCTGTGGTATTTGTGCCTGTACGCGTCGGTGGGTGTGGATCTGCGCAAGCCGCTTCGTCTCGGCGCGAGCTCAATGGAGATGCAGGAGCTGATTCGATCGGTGTGGGCCGCTCGTCGTGATCGTGGGGCTGAGGATCGGAAGTCTCTTGAGCGAATCGGGCTTCGGTCCGGAGGCCTTGTTCACATCGATCGTCTGCGAGAAGACCCTCACTTAGAAATGCATGCCCGTGGAGGATGA
- a CDS encoding acetyl-CoA carboxylase carboxyltransferase subunit beta, with product MAWFKKDKSSESGPPPRSKSSEGMWLKCNHCREIVYRKEVDRNNKVCPKCDYHFPISVTERIGLLIDLGTFKEWDVGLEAQDPLNFHDTKSYRERVKAHQEKTGRKDALVIGEGLVNGSRVVLCVFDFSFMGGSMGSVVGEKLCRAIDRALEQKVPVILVTASGGARMQEGILSLMQMAKTSSAVAKLGEAKLPFISILSDPTFGGVTASVAMLGDVIIAEPKALIGFAGPRVIEQTIKQQLPDQFQRAEFLLEHGMIDMIVERKRLKETIGTLVNHF from the coding sequence ATGGCATGGTTTAAGAAAGATAAATCAAGTGAGTCAGGTCCGCCTCCGAGGTCCAAAAGCAGTGAAGGCATGTGGCTGAAGTGCAACCATTGTCGGGAAATTGTCTATCGGAAGGAAGTTGATCGAAACAACAAAGTCTGTCCCAAGTGCGACTATCACTTCCCTATCTCGGTGACCGAGCGGATTGGATTACTCATCGACCTTGGCACGTTCAAAGAATGGGATGTTGGGTTAGAGGCTCAAGATCCCTTGAATTTTCATGACACGAAGTCCTATCGAGAACGGGTCAAGGCCCATCAAGAAAAAACAGGCCGTAAAGATGCGCTCGTCATTGGCGAGGGTTTGGTGAATGGGAGTCGTGTGGTGCTCTGTGTCTTCGACTTCAGCTTTATGGGTGGAAGTATGGGGTCGGTCGTCGGTGAAAAGCTCTGTCGGGCGATCGATCGTGCGCTTGAACAGAAGGTGCCCGTTATCTTAGTCACCGCGTCGGGGGGAGCTCGGATGCAGGAAGGTATCCTTTCTCTGATGCAAATGGCCAAGACTTCTTCAGCGGTGGCCAAATTAGGTGAGGCCAAACTGCCGTTCATCTCGATCCTTTCCGATCCCACGTTTGGCGGTGTCACAGCAAGTGTAGCCATGCTCGGAGATGTCATTATCGCCGAACCAAAGGCATTGATCGGTTTTGCCGGGCCACGCGTGATTGAACAAACGATCAAGCAGCAATTGCCGGACCAGTTTCAGCGAGCCGAATTTCTACTCGAACACGGCATGATCGACATGATCGTTGAGCGGAAGCGCCTCAAAGAGACGATCGGCACACTCGTGAATCACTTTTAA
- a CDS encoding bifunctional folylpolyglutamate synthase/dihydrofolate synthase, which produces MSYSPVIEYLYGLQKHGIKLGLETMRLLLKRVGHPERSLRVLHIGGTNGKGSTAAMVAAILQHSGKRVGLYTSPHLVEFRERIRVNGCMITEEQVSALVNRLRAILAPDLTPTFFEMTTAMAFLHFEESKVDVAVLEVGLGGRFDATNVVSQPLACAITTIGLDHQEYLGRTEEAIAFEKGGIIKSGVPLVLGRIGRLAGKVLGRIAKDLSAPVSQLGEHFDIEPNEAGRFVYRGTTHTIDDLSCGLAGRHQWDNAACALALIEAADHAGIQTSEAAAREGLRTVSWEGRLEPIEECPKVILDGAHNLPAARVLAQYLADYASGHPTSRIILVWAMMRDKDHRGFIATLQPVVSEIVLTQTGLARSATVGELRPALDTWLGPVWEAVHPMNALVIAKARAASHDLICIAGSLMLVGEVKAAVRGCGLSPIHG; this is translated from the coding sequence ATGAGCTATTCCCCGGTTATCGAGTATCTCTACGGGCTTCAAAAACACGGCATCAAGCTGGGGTTAGAGACCATGCGCCTCCTGTTGAAGCGGGTAGGCCATCCCGAGCGCTCACTCCGTGTGTTGCACATAGGTGGAACCAACGGCAAGGGATCAACTGCAGCGATGGTCGCCGCGATCTTACAGCATTCGGGCAAACGTGTTGGACTGTATACATCACCGCACCTCGTCGAATTTCGAGAACGAATTCGTGTGAACGGTTGCATGATCACAGAGGAACAAGTTTCGGCTTTGGTGAACCGCCTGCGAGCCATCCTTGCCCCTGATCTCACTCCGACATTTTTTGAGATGACGACGGCTATGGCCTTCCTCCATTTTGAAGAGTCGAAGGTCGATGTCGCAGTACTCGAGGTTGGGTTGGGTGGACGATTCGATGCGACCAATGTCGTGTCTCAGCCACTTGCTTGTGCAATTACGACAATTGGGTTAGATCATCAAGAGTATCTCGGGAGGACGGAAGAGGCGATCGCGTTCGAAAAAGGCGGAATCATTAAATCAGGGGTGCCACTTGTCCTCGGAAGAATTGGTCGTCTGGCGGGAAAAGTGTTAGGTCGAATCGCGAAGGACCTGTCGGCTCCGGTATCGCAGCTGGGGGAGCATTTTGACATCGAGCCCAATGAGGCAGGGCGATTCGTCTATCGAGGAACAACGCACACGATAGATGATCTGTCCTGTGGGCTCGCTGGACGACACCAGTGGGACAACGCGGCTTGTGCACTGGCGCTCATCGAGGCGGCAGATCATGCGGGAATCCAGACAAGCGAAGCAGCTGCGCGCGAGGGATTGAGGACTGTGTCCTGGGAAGGTCGCCTGGAACCGATTGAGGAGTGCCCCAAGGTCATCCTTGATGGCGCACATAATCTCCCTGCTGCAAGAGTGCTGGCACAGTACCTTGCTGATTATGCTTCAGGTCATCCCACTTCTCGTATCATTCTGGTGTGGGCCATGATGCGGGATAAAGATCATCGAGGGTTTATCGCCACTCTGCAGCCGGTCGTCTCGGAGATCGTATTGACTCAGACAGGTCTTGCGCGATCAGCCACGGTTGGTGAACTCCGTCCCGCCTTGGATACCTGGCTCGGACCTGTGTGGGAAGCCGTCCATCCGATGAATGCGCTTGTCATAGCCAAAGCCAGAGCCGCCTCGCACGATCTGATCTGCATTGCTGGATCGCTCATGCTCGTAGGGGAGGTCAAAGCAGCGGTCCGTGGCTGCGGCCTATCACCCATTCATGGCTAG